The Arachis ipaensis cultivar K30076 chromosome B05, Araip1.1, whole genome shotgun sequence nucleotide sequence TAGATTAAATGGCAACCTTacataaaaaagagaaaagaagatatACATATATACcactaggggtggcaaaacgggtcaAGTCCGTCGGGCCGATCCGCTAAACTCGCTAAAAAAGGCGGGTCGAGTTAGGATTTGGAGCCCGCCAAACCCGCACCGCCAAATTGGCGGTTTTttgcggggcggggcgggccggtccgccgggctgaagatttttatttttattttttttattaaataaaagagtagCGGGCTAGCCCGCCAATCCGGCATAAAGCGGAACGGACTAGCATTTTGAACCCATTTTAGTTGGTGGGCGGGCCAGCCTGCTTTGCCACCCCTATATACCACTGtatctttttctaaatttttttttattttctttatagtTTAAAAGAGCATTGAATATATAGTATTAAGGATCAGCTCCATTATATCATTATTTAGATGCTcatttttttactttatattaTAGGTGAGGATTCGtcactaacatttttttttccttctaaatGTTCATGTAACTCTTGTATGTAAATGTAAAATAAAGTGGTCCTGTCAATTCTGTCCGGCATAATGTTTCCTTTCTTGACATGAAGAAAAGCATCATAGCACAGATAGAAACAAAGTTGAAATTCAAGAAAACGTGAGAGATAGAatgaaaaattaaactaattttccATATGCATAAAAGGTGAAGAATGATTGCTAAggggaaaaaaaaagataaatgtaCTATTTTTGTGTATATTTCTgttaaagaattttttattttgcatataaaatatcaatttataaagagggagaaaaaaatatatatatcataaaaaaatttaaaaaaatgtataCAAAAAGTGGTGTGATgaatatattttttctattaataaCATAATGTGTTTGCTACAAGTAATGGATACTTGTTAATTAAGTTTTTCTCCGAACTCATCAATAGATGGGACCAAAAATTTTATAAGAAGGagatcaaattaaatataaaataaattaaaatataatataataaaaaattaacaatatataatttatagtatGTATGTTAAATCAAtaattacaatatatatataaaaaatcaaCATTTAATAAAATATGTTAAGATTTTAGTAGTTTTTTAACTTATTCGACAATActtcataaactaaaattaaatcaTCGATCATTATATCTAAAGTTTCGAAATAATCTCCtttataataaacataatcatataatttactaaaaatttatctttcattttatttgaaATCTTGCTTTAATAATCCTCATATAACTGAAAATTTTTATTCCGTTGTTGCTATTGTCACAATAAGAtagaaatttttaaatctttatttACAAGATGTATATAGGAAAACATGAAAGAATGAAATTTTAAGGGGCATGGCCACCTTAGGCCCCCATAGCGTCCGCCTCAAATAATTTCTTAATTAACCATAACACTCCAAAGAATTCAATTAGACAACGTAGAGAGTAGAGACATATGATCTAAACAACCAAAAATTAGGAATGAGAAATCATTAGATCTAATTGATATATCtaattattttcctaatttaataaaattgataTATCtaattattttcctaatttaataaaattgataattCATCACTTAATAAGtaagtcaaaaaaaaaaaaatttgcatcaTCTCTATACTTTAGTATGTGGTGATTTCAATGAGTCAATTACAGCAACGTCAAATAATTCTTGTCGTTGCTTTGGTGAATTGATTATGGCAAAACAGTGGAATTTACAATTTTCTATGTTAAAAGATGATCGTTATTTTGCATTTGAAAAAACCAAAATAATGCGTAGAGTTTGAAGAAATAGGAAGGggtatgaaaaaaaaatgatgatcaGAGCAACAAATTAAACGCCCATTTAGTTTCtaataagatataaaaaaatttaacaagtGTATGTCAATTTTACAGAAATACGAGGATAATTAGACTTCTTAATTAGATTTCTATTCATTTCTATGGAATTAAAAGTAGTGATATATTTTAAtatgataattttttatattttttaaagagAAAATATCTACATACAAGTATTTTGAAAGAGAATGAAATTCACTAAACACGCTGCTTATGTTACGTGCTTCTTTAACCGActtttaaatcaattcaaatcaattaacgcgcaaatatataactttcattttttaaaagatttcgttttttttttcgaatttcttgccaaatttgttggATCTCCTTCGTGCGTTCTCTCTTTGCTTCGTTTTtgttttcgattttcatggttacTGAAATCAATCTTtaaaatcgttttgaagataatggaactttagaaatacacccaaacgattacaaaaacacacccaaacggttacagaaagaattacagaaaaatacacccaaaggattacagaaatacaccaaaggatttaagaaatacatccAAAAcagggggagacagtatatttcttcttaaaaacttttaatgttttgctggttaaggatgaggcatatggcagagacaatctaaaagaaaaatctagaagaacagtaaaatagtaccttgaataatgttttttcgtttttttagagattttttatggagatttgtatcttttcttcttgatttcttctactctttAATTTGCGAGGAGTTGGAAGGTTTCTGCAGAATCGTAGTTAGTTTTGAATGTTCCTTGAATCTTGACGGTTTGTGTTTTGgttgaggaagaagagaaagagtgaACGTGTTGTGGAAGAATACacggtttgtgtgtttttttcttGGATTTAGAACAATTTTTataacttgtaagccaaaaaacTTATATATGTAGCAAACCTATTTTTTAAAATGGTGGAATGTACATAAATTGAAAAATTCGATTTCTATaccttaaattttttaatttttttaacataattagACAATTCTATTTATATACTTCTCATAAATCGAAGAATCTTTACTAGACAATCTAATTTTTATTTCTCTAATTAAATGGTTTCAaacgccaatgagtaatagctcaaatggcaccatcactaataacacaaaatattaattgtgtatgatgaccgggccaccgggccgatttcgggtgacccgagctatggcccgtacccaacccgaaataatgaccgggtctacttttgagacccatacccgaccctagacccgataaaatcacatcaaattagcccctaaagtgttcgggaccgggacgggtcttcgggccgggccgggccatgcacacccctacctgGAGCGAATACTTAGACATATAACAATTTATTGTGGCCTTACTAATTTGAAATAGATGTCAGCATCAATTTCATTGAGAATGTATCTTGGGCTTCATAGTTGTTACTTGTTAGTCATTTCTCTTTCCATAAATAACAACACCATACCTTCTCCCTcctcattcttttctttttcttcactcTTTTGGGACTATACAAACTAGCAAGGGGAAACAATCATGGTCCCAAAACCCATCATTGTAACTACACCACCCTCATCATCACCCTCAATAACCCCACCTCTCCCTCTCAGAAACATCTCCACCGTTCAAACCCAACAAAACCCCCCACAAACCCTtaacaccaccaccactaccgCACCACCACCGCCACAACCAACAATAATAACTACCCCTCCCTCCAGAACAACCAAACCATCACCCTCAAAACTCCCCCCTAGAAGAAGAGCTTCCGAGTTGTCGCTGCCAGGGTTCATCTTCAACGCATTCGATGACGTCATCAACAACTTCATCGACCCTCCATTGAAGCCTTCAGTGGACCCAAAACACGTCCTCTCTCACAACTTCGCACCGGTAGACGAGCTTCCACCAACTCAATGCGACATAGTCGAGGGCTCTCTTCCGCCCTGCCTGGACGGCGCGTACATCAGAAACGGTCCCAACCCACAGTTTCTCCCGAAGGGACCGTACCACCTCTTCGACGGCGACGGCATGCTCCACGCCATTCGCATCAAAGAAGGCAAAGCCACACTCTGCAGCCGCTACGTCAAGACCTACAAGTACACCATAGAGAACGAAGCAGGTCAACCTCTCATCCCCAACGTGTTCTCCGGCTTCAACACACTAATGGGCTCGGCGGCGCGTGGCTCCCTCACGGCGGCGCGTGTGCTGAGTGGACAGTACAACCCTGTGAACGGCATTGGGCTGGCGAACACAAGCTTAGCTCTGTTCGGCAACCACCTCTTCGCTCTCGGAGAATCGGATCTTCCGTACAAGGTGAGAGTGACGGAGACTGGCGACATCGAAACGGTGGGTCGTTTTGACTTCGAGGGGAAGCTGGCGATGAGCATGACAGCGCACCCGAAGATTGACAGCGAGACCGGAGAGACGTTTGCGTTCCGTTACAGTCCGATTCCGCCGTTTCTGACGTACTTCTGGTTCGATAAGGAAGGGAGGAAGCAGGCGGACGTGCCGGTATTCTCAATGACGAGGCCGGCGTTCCTGCATGATTTTGCGGTGACGAAGAAGTATGCGTTGTTTGCGGACATACAGATTGGGATGAACCCGCTTGACATGATCTCCGGTGGGTCTCCGGTGGGGTCGGATCCGTCGAAGGTGTCGAGGGTGGGGATATTGCCTCGCTATGCGGTTGACGAGTCTCAGATCAGGTAATTAATTACATACTCTTCCATCTCATCAAGCGCTGAATTTTCGTCCGGactcgatttttttttttgggaaaggATGAGTAGCCatgaaatatttatacaatattgattatgaaaatattaaagatataattattagtgttttttttttttttatcagttGAAATTTTTAGGATGAATGGTATAAAGATTAAGAGTTcgaattttaaaagtttaaataTAGTTAAAAACAAATTTCTCTTATATTTatctatatttaaaagtttaaatcatattttttaaaaaatgtcaaATAAAACTTGAGCGAGAATTCAAGTGTAGTTAATTGTAAAATTGCGGTTagattataatttaattaaatttattactttatttaACAACCTTTGTCAAATTAAATGTACCTAAAATTTGTCTATCAAAAAGAATATTTTTGATTGCATGTAAATATAATGAATTGAAACTTGCAGGTGGTTGGATGTGCCGGGATTCAACCTCATCCACGCCATCAACGCATGGGACGAACCTGACGGAGAAACCATCACCCTCGTGGCCCCCAACATTCTCTCCGTCGAGCACACCCTCGAGAGAATGGACCTCGTCCACGCCATGGTTGAAAAGCTCACCATCCATCTCCCCACCGGCATCGTCTCCCGCCAGCCCTTATCCTCTCGCAACCTCGACTTCGCCGTCATCAACCCTTCCTACGTCGGAAAAAAGAACAACTTCGTCTACGCCGCCGTCGGCGACCCCATGCCCAAGATCTCCGGTGTCGTCAAGCTCGACGTCTCCAGGAAGACCAACTGCACTGTCGCCTGCCGGATGTTTGGCGACGGATGCTACGCCGGCGAGCCCTTCTTTGTGGCCAGGGATCCGGAGAACCCTGAGGCGGAGGAGGACGACGGGTACGTGGTGACCTACGTGCACGATGAAAGGAAGGGAGAGTCGAGGTTCTTGGTGATGGATGCAAAGTCACCGGAGCTGGAGGTGGTGGCGGCGGTGAGGCTTCCTCGTCGGGTGCCTTACGGGTTTCACGGGCTGTTCGTGAGGGACACTGACATAAGGAAAGCGTNNNNNNNNNNNNNNNNNNNNNNNNNNNNNNNNNNNNNNNNNNNNNNNNNNNNNNNNNNNNNNNNNNNNNNNNNNNNNNNNNNNNNNNNNNNNNNNNNNNNNNNNNNNNNNNNNNNNNNNNNNNNNNNNNNNNNNNNNNNNNNNNNNNNNNNNNNNNNNNNNNNNNNNNNNNNNTTTTAcatcataaaaaatttaaacggttaattaactataaaaaataaattaatttgatagTAACAAAAATGGAACATGTTTAAATTATGGAGGTTCAATGTTTATGATAAAGAAATAGTAGTTTAAAGTAAAAGCATGTGGTATCCGGTTTATTGAAATATCTAATATCTAATTATGGACAAAATAGTTCGTACCATATATAGTGAAGTAGCATTATTAGGGTTGTTGATGAATGAATGGACAC carries:
- the LOC107642493 gene encoding probable carotenoid cleavage dioxygenase 4, chloroplastic (The sequence of the model RefSeq protein was modified relative to this genomic sequence to represent the inferred CDS: added 11 bases not found in genome assembly), yielding MVPKPIIVTTPPSSSPSITPPLPLRNISTVQTQQNPPQTLNTTTTTAPPPPQPTIITTPPSRTTKPSPSKLPPRRRASELSLPGFIFNAFDDVINNFIDPPLKPSVDPKHVLSHNFAPVDELPPTQCDIVEGSLPPCLDGAYIRNGPNPQFLPKGPYHLFDGDGMLHAIRIKEGKATLCSRYVKTYKYTIENEAGQPLIPNVFSGFNTLMGSAARGSLTAARVLSGQYNPVNGIGLANTSLALFGNHLFALGESDLPYKVRVTETGDIETVGRFDFEGKLAMSMTAHPKIDSETGETFAFRYSPIPPFLTYFWFDKEGRKQADVPVFSMTRPAFLHDFAVTKKYALFADIQIGMNPLDMISGGSPVGSDPSKVSRVGILPRYAVDESQIRWLDVPGFNLIHAINAWDEPDGETITLVAPNILSVEHTLERMDLVHAMVEKLTIHLPTGIVSRQPLSSRNLDFAVINPSYVGKKNNFVYAAVGDPMPKISGVVKLDVSRKTNCTVACRMFGDGCYAGEPFFVARDPENPEAEEDDGYVVTYVHDERKGESRFLVMDAKSPELEVVAAVRLPRRVPYGFHGLFVRDTDIRKASLS